The following is a genomic window from Candidatus Rokuibacteriota bacterium.
CGTGGGGTGCACAACCTCCCGAAGATACTTCGGACTGTTGAACGGGTGGACGTGCATGCCGTCGCAGAACTCGCCCGCCACGCCGCACATGTAGGCGTTGACCGCGGCGATCATGATCGGGATCTTCGGGTGCTCGATGGGTCCCGGGTTAAAGAACGGCGTCATCACGTCGAAGGTGTAGAACTGGCCCTTGAAATTTAGTTTCGTGCCGGTCTGCCAGCAATCCCAGATGGCGCGAATGGCGCGGACGGCCTCGGCCATCTTGGGCCCGGGGGATTCGAACTTGACGGAGAAGCGCCGCTCGTTGTGCGCCTTGACCTGGCTGCCGAGCCCGAGCATGAAGCGGCCGCCCGAGGCCTTCTGGAGATCCCACGCGATCATGGCCGTGATCATGGGGCTGCGCGAGAAGACCGTCGCGATGTTGGTGCCGAGCTTGATCGTGGACGTGACGGTGGCGGCGACGGCCAGTGGCAGGAAGGGGTCGTGCTGGGTCTCCGCCGACCAGAGACAGTCGTAGCCCATGGCTTCGACCTTGCGGGCGTAGTCGGGGAGGGTCTTGAGGTCGTGGGTGAGCATGCCGATGTCGAGCTTCACGGTGGGTCTCCTTGTCTCGGCGCTGGGTTGCGGTGCCCCCGAAGCATACGCGACGCGCGAGGGGGCTTCAACCGTGGTGGAGCCGGGATGCGCCGGCGGGGGCGGGGCCTCGGGGTGCCGATCCACCCAGCCCTCGCCTCGCGACTGGGTCGCTCAGCTCGAACTGCGACCCCCAACAGCACGGGGGTTCGGGGGGCATCCCCGACGCCCCACCCCCGCCTCCCCGTTCGCTTCTCGATTCCCTCTTCCCTCGCCCCTCTGGGGAGAGGGTAGGGTGAGGGGCCTACTTGTGCTCGGCGAGGAAGAGATCGCGGAGCTTGGTTTTTTGGACTTTGTCGCCGTGGGGGCCTGGGGTGCGGGGGACGTCGGCGACGATGCGGACGTGGCGGGGGACCTTCGTAGGAGGCGATCTTGCCTTTGCAGTGGGTGATGATGTCGGTTTCGGTGAGGCGCTCGCCGGGCTTCGGGATGACGTAGGCGACGGCGGCCTCGTTCAGCTTGGGGTCGGGGACGCCGATGACAAAGGCCTGGAGCACTTTCGGGTGCGTCATGATGAAGGCCTCGATCTCGGCCGGCGCCACCATGAAGTGGCTGATCCGCAGGACCTCGCGCAGGCGGCCCTTGAAGATGGTGCGGCCCTCGACGTCGCGCACGGCGAGGTCGCCTGACTTGAACCAGCCGTCAGGAGTGAAGGCCTTGGCCGTCTCCTCGGGCTTCTTGTAGTAGCCGCGCGTCACGAGCCGGCCGTGGAACCACAGCTCGCCCTCGCGCCCCACGGGCATGTCCTCGCCCGTCTCGGGATCCACGACGCGCACGTCGAGTCCGTCGGCGGGCCAGACGCCGGGCAGCGCGCGGGATGCGTCGCTCTCGTCGAGGTCGTGGAGCATGGAGAGCGCGTTCAGCTCCGTCATGCCGTAGGGCTGGTAGGCCTGAGGAACTCCGAGCGTGCGCAGGATCTCCTCGAAGAGGCCGTCGCGCCCGCCGCCCGTCATGCCGAAGCCGCCGGTGCGGAGCGTCGAGCGCTTGCGGCGGGCGAGGTCCGGGTGGTCCAGGACCGCGATGGCCATGGCGTCCACCGCGTTCCAGATCGTGATGCCCTCGCGCTCGATCAGGTGGAGGGCCACCGCCGCGTCGAAGCTCTCCATCACGACCAGACAGGCGCCATGGGAGAAGGTCGAGAGCGGTATGCAGAGTCCGCCCCAGGTGCCCGTCATCGGCAGGGCGTGGAGCACGCGGTCGGTGGGCGTGACGCGGAGCGCCTCGCCCGAGTACCAGCCGTGAGGCACCGCGTTCCGGTGGCTGATCAGCGCGCCCTTCGGGAACGACGTGGTGCCCGAGGTGTAGAGGATGGTCCACGGGTCGTCCGGCGTCACGCTCGCGCGCGCCCGCTCGAGCGCGGCCTGCCACTCGGGCTCGTCGCCCGCCTCGAGGATGTCGCTGAGGCGCAGACAGCCGGGGTAGGGATCCTCCGCGTCCACGATCACGCGCTTGAGCGTCGGGAATTCTCGCACCGCGAGATCGCCCGGCTCGCCGTCGCGCAGGCCCGGCAGCACTTCGTTCAGCGTCTCGAGGAAATCTACCCGCCCGAGGTGATCGGCAAGGATCAGCGTCGTCGCATCCGACTGGCCGAGGATGTACGCGAGCTCGTGCGCCTTGTACCGCGTGTTGAGCGCGACCGCGACGGCGCCGATCATCGCGCAGGCCTGCTGGACGAAGAGCCACGCCGGGCGGTTGGGCAGCCACAGCGCGACCTTGTCGTCCTTCGCGATACCGAGCGCCAGTAGCCCGCGCGCGACGCGCTCGCTCTCGCGCAGCAGCTCCTTGTACGTGATGCGCCGGGCGGCGGCGACCATGGCCTCGCGGTCGGGGTAGCGGGCGGCGACGCGGGCCAGCATCTGGCCCGCCGTCGCGTCGAGATAGGGATTGGGGCCCGCCTTCGGCCGCATGGGCCTCATGCTAGCACTCCGGCTCGCCCTACGGGCTCGACGTCAGATGATTCCGTTGGCCTTCAGCTTCTCGAGTTCGGCGTCCGAGAGGCCCAGCTCGTGAGCAAAGACCTCGCGGTTGTGGGCGCCCAGCGCCGGGCCCGCCCAGCGGATGGAGCCCGGCGTCTCGGACAGGCGCGGCGTGGGGGCGCTCATGGTGACCGTGCCGAGCTCGGGATCCGGCAGCTCCACGAAGGTGCGCCGCGCCTTGAAGTGCGGGTCTTCCATGATGTCGGCAATGTCGTAGACGGGCGCCGCGGTCAGCCCTTCAGTCTCGAAGAGCCGGACGATTTCTTCGCGCGAGCGCCTGCCGATGGCCTCGGCGATCGCATGGTCGACGGCCTCGCCGTTGGCGATGCGCGCGTCGTTGGTGGCGAAGCGCGGGTCCGCGAGGAGGCCTTCGAGACCCAGTGCCTTGAACAACGCTTCTGCGGAGGCAGGAGTCGAGGCCGAGAGCGCGACCCATTTCCCTTCCTGCGTCTTGTACGTGCCGCGCGGGCTCGCGTTGTGGGAGCGGTTGCCGATGCGCTCGCGGACGATTCCATGCGCGCGGTACTCGAGCGCGTTTGGACCGAGGATGGCCAGCAGCGGCTCGTAGAGCGGCACGTCGATCATCTGCCCGCGTCCCGAGACGCGGTCGCGGTGGTGGAGCGCCGCGAGCACCGCGACGGCGCCCGCCTGCGCGGCGACCATGTCGGCCATGGGGAAGGAGGGCAGGGTGGGCGACTCCGCCGGGCCCGTCGTCGCGGCGAAGCCCGACATGGCCTCGACCATGGTGCCGAAGCCCGGGCGGTCGCGGTAGGGGCCGTCCTGTCCCCAGCCGGAGACGCGCACCATGACGAGGCGCGGGTTCTCCTTCGAGAGCGCGTCCCAGCCGAGGCCCCACTTCTCGAACGTGCCGGGGACGTAGTTCTCGATCAGGACGTCGGCGGTTGTGACGAGGCGGCGGAGAAGGGCCTGGCCTTCGGGCGTGGTCAGGTTGAGCGTGATCGCGCGCTTGCCGCGCGCGTAGACTTTCCACCAGAGCTCGCCGAGCGATTTGGACCAAGTGCGCAGCGGGTCGCCGCCCTTGGGGTTCTCGACCTTGATGACGTCGGCGCCGAGGTCGGCCAGGATCGTGGCCAGCACCCCGCCGGCGATGAGGCGCGAGCAGTCCACCACGCGGAGGTCGGAGAGCGCTCGCGCGGGCTCGCTCATGCGCCGGAAGCGGCCTTCCGGGCCTCCTCCTTCAAGTGCTTTTCCATCGCCTGGACGAGCAGGCCAAGCGCCTCCTTCTCGATGCGCCCGGTGACGGTGACACTCGGGTAGGCGACGGCCGTGGCGCGAAAGAGGCCGTCCTCCTCCTGGACCAGGTCCACTTCGATGCGCACCGGCTAGCCTCCCGTCATCGGCCGCTCGGCCAGGAAGAGGAAGCGCGAGAGGCTGAAGAAGTAGCGCCCGTGGAGATCCTGCCCTCGAACGTCGTCCGCCCAGGCCTGCGCCATGTCCTTGGAGATGCCCGACTTGCGGCTCACGAAGCGCGCGACCACGTCGATCAGACTGCCGCTGTAGGTCGTGTCGTCCGGGTGGAGGTTGACCATCGGCACCACGGAGAGGCTCTTGAACGCGAAGCCGGCCTGGCCCAGGAGCCGCGGCAGCAGCGCGGGCAAGTGCGGGTGGACGAAGTGCGCCTCCCACGCCCGCAGCACGCGCGCGTGCCGGTCGCCGTCATCCGCCTGCCAGACGCAGGAGTCCCAGTCGCTGTCCATCACGATGAGACGCCCGCCCGGTCTCAGCACGCGGTACGCCTCGCTGAGAGCCCGCGGCAGGTCGGCGACGTACTCGTAGACCTGGACCGCCGTCAGGAAGTCGAAGTTCTGTGCGGGGAAGTGGAGCTCCACCGCGTCGCCGACGGCGAACTCCGTGCGCCCGGCCAGCGCCGAGCGGCGGGCGCGCTCGCCCGACATCGAGACCATATCGGAGCTCTGGTCGATGCCGACCATGCGGCCCGTTGGGCCGACGTCGCGCGCCAGCTCGCAGGCCAGGAGGCCGGGGCCGCAGCCGATATCGAGCCCGTGCTCGCTGCGCTTGGGCACCACCTTGGCCCGGACGCGGGCGCGCTGCTCCACCACATCGGCCGTGGAGTAGGTCCGCTCGAGGAGGGGAGCGCTGAAGGTCGCCACGCGGGCACGCTAACAGCCGGGCCGGGCCCAGTCAAGGCTACCGGATCGCGCTGATTCCTCCGTCCACGGAGAGCGGCAGGCCGGTGATCCACTTGGCCTCGTCGGAGGCGAGATAAACCGCTGCGTAGGCGACGTCATCGGGCTCGCCCAGGCGGCCGAGCGGGTGCATCCTCACGAGCGCCTCGTACTCGCCCGTCTTCTTCATGTTCGCCAGGAGATCGCGGTTGAGGTCCGTCTCGACGTAGGCGGGGCAGATGGCGTTGATGCGCACGCCCTGGGGCGCGTAGTCCACGGCCATATCCTTGGTCAGGATGACCATGCCGCCCTTGGCCGCGCCGTACGCGGTGTTGTTCGGCGCGCCGCGGAGGCCCGCCAGCGAGGCGACGTTGACGATATTGCCCTTGGTCTTGATGAGCTCGGGCAGCGCCTGCTTGGAGCAGAGGAAGGCGCTCGTGAGGTTGACCTCGAGCGTCTTCCTGAAGCCCTCTTCGCTCAGGGCCAGGACCGGACCGCGCTCGGGGATGCCGCCCACGTTGTTGACGAGGATGTCGAGCCTTCCGAACGTTTTCACCGTCGCCTCGACCATCCTCTTGACGTCGGCCGCCTTGGTCACGTCGCCCGCGCACGCGAGCGCCGTGCCACCGGCCTGCGCGATCTCGGCCGCCGCCTTCTCCAGCGGCTCGGCGCGCCGCCCGTTGAGCGTCACCTTCGCGCCCTCTCGGGCGAACATGATCGCGATGGCGCGGCCCAAGCCCGTCCCCGCGCCCGTGACGATCGCCACCTTGCCCGTGAGACGCATGCGTGTCTCCTTTGGACGCCAAGCGTAGCAGAGGGGGCCGGGCGCTGCTTGACTTGACGCGAGGGCGAACCTAGGCTGTGGCGATGAGATCGAGAGCGCTGGCGGCGGCCGTGTGCCTGATCCTGATCTGCGCGGGTCGAGTGTGGGCCCAGGCGCCTGACACCGTGCTCCTCGAGGAATTGACCTGGACGGAGCTCCGCGACCTGATCGGGGCCAAGAGCACGACGATCCTCGTGCCCGTCGGCGGCACGGAGCAGAACGGTCCCCACATGACGCTCGGCAAGCACAACGCGCGGGTGAAGGTTCTGTCGGAGAAGGTCGCGCGCGCGCTCGGCAGCACGCTCGTGGCGCCGGTCATCTCGTACGTGCCGGAGGGGCGGCTCAGCCCTGCC
Proteins encoded in this region:
- a CDS encoding TIGR03617 family F420-dependent LLM class oxidoreductase; its protein translation is MKLDIGMLTHDLKTLPDYARKVEAMGYDCLWSAETQHDPFLPLAVAATVTSTIKLGTNIATVFSRSPMITAMIAWDLQKASGGRFMLGLGSQVKAHNERRFSVKFESPGPKMAEAVRAIRAIWDCWQTGTKLNFKGQFYTFDVMTPFFNPGPIEHPKIPIMIAAVNAYMCGVAGEFCDGMHVHPFNSPKYLREVVHPTVEAGLKKSGRARKDFTYATATFVVVGDTSSERNEQAQMVKQQIAFYASTRTYQPVLDVHGWGGLTGQLHKKSVEGDWKGMAELITDEMLDTYAVTATYDKLHDKIMERYKGLLDRTSLYQPYQPNVGDPRLPSLVKQFNG
- a CDS encoding AMP-binding protein codes for the protein MRPKAGPNPYLDATAGQMLARVAARYPDREAMVAAARRITYKELLRESERVARGLLALGIAKDDKVALWLPNRPAWLFVQQACAMIGAVAVALNTRYKAHELAYILGQSDATTLILADHLGRVDFLETLNEVLPGLRDGEPGDLAVREFPTLKRVIVDAEDPYPGCLRLSDILEAGDEPEWQAALERARASVTPDDPWTILYTSGTTSFPKGALISHRNAVPHGWYSGEALRVTPTDRVLHALPMTGTWGGLCIPLSTFSHGACLVVMESFDAAVALHLIEREGITIWNAVDAMAIAVLDHPDLARRKRSTLRTGGFGMTGGGRDGLFEEILRTLGVPQAYQPYGMTELNALSMLHDLDESDASRALPGVWPADGLDVRVVDPETGEDMPVGREGELWFHGRLVTRGYYKKPEETAKAFTPDGWFKSGDLAVRDVEGRTIFKGRLREVLRISHFMVAPAEIEAFIMTHPKVLQAFVIGVPDPKLNEAAVAYVIPKPGERLTETDIITHCKGKIASYEGPPPRPHRRRRPPHPRPPRRQSPKNQAPRSLPRRAQVGPSPYPLPRGAREEGIEKRTGRRGWGVGDAPRTPVLLGVAVRAERPSREARAGWIGTPRPRPRRRIPAPPRLKPPRASRMLRGHRNPAPRQGDPP
- a CDS encoding CoA transferase yields the protein MSEPARALSDLRVVDCSRLIAGGVLATILADLGADVIKVENPKGGDPLRTWSKSLGELWWKVYARGKRAITLNLTTPEGQALLRRLVTTADVLIENYVPGTFEKWGLGWDALSKENPRLVMVRVSGWGQDGPYRDRPGFGTMVEAMSGFAATTGPAESPTLPSFPMADMVAAQAGAVAVLAALHHRDRVSGRGQMIDVPLYEPLLAILGPNALEYRAHGIVRERIGNRSHNASPRGTYKTQEGKWVALSASTPASAEALFKALGLEGLLADPRFATNDARIANGEAVDHAIAEAIGRRSREEIVRLFETEGLTAAPVYDIADIMEDPHFKARRTFVELPDPELGTVTMSAPTPRLSETPGSIRWAGPALGAHNREVFAHELGLSDAELEKLKANGII
- a CDS encoding methyltransferase domain-containing protein; this translates as MATFSAPLLERTYSTADVVEQRARVRAKVVPKRSEHGLDIGCGPGLLACELARDVGPTGRMVGIDQSSDMVSMSGERARRSALAGRTEFAVGDAVELHFPAQNFDFLTAVQVYEYVADLPRALSEAYRVLRPGGRLIVMDSDWDSCVWQADDGDRHARVLRAWEAHFVHPHLPALLPRLLGQAGFAFKSLSVVPMVNLHPDDTTYSGSLIDVVARFVSRKSGISKDMAQAWADDVRGQDLHGRYFFSLSRFLFLAERPMTGG
- a CDS encoding SDR family oxidoreductase — encoded protein: MRLTGKVAIVTGAGTGLGRAIAIMFAREGAKVTLNGRRAEPLEKAAAEIAQAGGTALACAGDVTKAADVKRMVEATVKTFGRLDILVNNVGGIPERGPVLALSEEGFRKTLEVNLTSAFLCSKQALPELIKTKGNIVNVASLAGLRGAPNNTAYGAAKGGMVILTKDMAVDYAPQGVRINAICPAYVETDLNRDLLANMKKTGEYEALVRMHPLGRLGEPDDVAYAAVYLASDEAKWITGLPLSVDGGISAIR